The following are from one region of the Rhodopirellula sp. P2 genome:
- a CDS encoding sulfite exporter TauE/SafE family protein, translating into MLLGGNFWIVAWFFLAALVYSSAGFGGGSTYTALLVLNDVDHRVLPMLSLVCNLLVVSGACLRFTRQKQMPWSRCVPLVVGSIPMAWVGGSIALDREVFVPLLSGTLIVAGVLLLWGGRKQQGDGSASSSLEHENDSLAIPPLSGSMDLGWRSGVVWQTTLGAGLGLLAGLVGIGGGIFLSPVLHLSRWSHARDIAATSSLFILVNSVAGLIGQTSKHGWSLGEIATEFHTHAPWWPWLFVSVLIGGQIGNRAASSWLSHLTLRRITAVIVLAAGIRLGWM; encoded by the coding sequence ATGTTATTAGGCGGAAATTTTTGGATCGTCGCTTGGTTCTTTTTGGCCGCGTTGGTGTACAGCAGCGCAGGCTTTGGTGGCGGCTCCACCTACACCGCGTTGTTGGTGCTGAACGACGTCGATCATCGCGTTTTGCCGATGCTTTCCTTGGTTTGCAACCTGCTGGTTGTGTCGGGAGCCTGCCTGCGTTTCACGCGACAGAAACAAATGCCATGGTCACGCTGTGTCCCCCTGGTGGTCGGGTCCATTCCGATGGCCTGGGTTGGAGGGTCAATCGCCTTGGATCGGGAAGTCTTCGTGCCGCTGTTGAGCGGCACGTTGATTGTGGCGGGCGTCTTGCTGCTGTGGGGCGGTCGGAAACAGCAGGGCGACGGATCTGCTTCTTCGTCCCTGGAGCACGAAAACGATTCACTCGCCATTCCACCACTCTCGGGAAGCATGGATTTGGGGTGGCGATCCGGAGTGGTTTGGCAAACGACTCTCGGCGCCGGGCTGGGGTTGTTGGCCGGATTGGTGGGGATCGGGGGCGGGATATTTTTGTCGCCCGTGCTGCACCTGAGTCGCTGGAGTCACGCACGCGACATTGCCGCGACCAGTTCCTTGTTCATCCTGGTCAACTCGGTCGCAGGATTGATTGGGCAAACCAGCAAGCACGGCTGGTCACTCGGTGAGATCGCGACGGAATTTCACACGCACGCGCCGTGGTGGCCATGGTTGTTCGTCAGCGTTTTGATCGGCGGTCAGATTGGGAACCGGGCCGCCTCGAGTTGGCTGTCGCACCTGACGCTCCGCCGCATCACCGCTGTGATTGTGCTGGCCGCGGGGATTCGTCTGGGGTGGATGTAG
- a CDS encoding alpha-2-macroglobulin family protein: protein MAAESKQDAAWRKQQFDAAKEALQKGLPKTAMEHYDAIVPAAIAEEDHDDAVLAMGMRASLRGQLDGGGAEDRILYLQDDMDSAPEASKPLLQAVLASWFYSYQQQNQWRFQNRTEIEIREDDTTPIKSADDLKTWSAQRIIRHAGGLFDQALENAETLQTTELTSIQRLITQGSAPESYRPTVYDFLVNQAIAHFVDAHSIYSGPIERFELEASSPILDPVADFLAWEIPETDLESPLRRASELMQDWVQFRQSKADEQRDAFLDANWNRLRFAEQNAVGTTKDERSQTAMQRFLSENANHPISTRASFQLAQQEMGKEEFVRAHQIAKAAVAAHPDSFGGRQCAALIEQIEAPQLNIATERVWNPALAESAQAEIEISYKNITKVHFRLISLSFDQLLKSGQMVQNNEHDWLRKFGEEPAVQQWSVDLKKTADFKTSVHRVDVPKDLAKGSYMLIASVNQDFVWKENYLAGKQVWVSELALVTEGRWNQGTLEGHVLDSNTGDPVPQATVAVWNWTNEGQPRTNFNNGYRYRSLPSLTTDQNGRFEMKAEKGSNLDNLLLLAQNGKDRLPAQQHHSIRPSRTSKQLGGRTVFFTDRAIYRPGQTLRFKAIATTNDQSENLYETHNRKSLQVQLLDPNNQVVETLDLITNDRGSCHGSFHLPTSGLTGQMRLVVRDFPRGSATVRVEEYKRPKFEVTLDAPKDPVRLEESVTVSGRATAYTGAAINDATVRYTVVRQVQYPIWWGWRCWWIPTPPAEPQTIVQGETTTDELGRFDVSFDAVPDASVDRASEPTFRYVVTADVVDTTGETRSDKRTVTAGYTTMSAQMSVDRPDWLTEQEPVDIQVQTTSLDGEAQTAEVKIEVWSLKAPEVVPQPRWGTYQPLPADADDEAKRVRPEDPNSWPLDELQSSKTLQTDANGQGSWEVSLPKGHYRAVLSAVDSAGNSVSALLPLRVFDPQADQLGLPIASLFVTPQSQWEPGETFHAVWGSGYEDAKALVEVEHRGEILQQYWTSGDKTQIKITQAIDESMRGGFVVRVMMVHENRLHLHQQIVNVPWTNKDWSIRWERFVSKLKPGAEETWTAVIEPKVVDESTKSKQDSIMEMVATLYDASLDVFAKHRFETGFHAFYRDRSTRSPYLNNGWQGLTTVVMWSHRGYPGGEPSYPDWVSELQLNQFYGRPMPMARGMSRNMAMAESDMMMADGAMPASAPMQKQAARLMVGGSEITSDSEDADDAPPESNDPEIDLSGIPPRKNLNETAFFFPELIADENGTVKMKFTMPEALTRWQLLGFAHSANLASGTISGTAVTSKDLMVQPNPPRTLREGDEIELTVKVSNQSAATQTGVVALNLSSAASGESVDDQVGNSQPKQSFEIPAGQSKSFSWRIQVPDGIGYLVYKAVGSTGRLSDGEEGYLPVLTRRVLVHESISLPIDGAETKTFTLPKLLEGKSDTLSSESLTIQMTSNPAWYAVMALPYLMEYPHECSEQTFHRLYANLLARHIATSDPRIERVFEQWRNQPEVAGRVTLDSPLAQNAELKSIALTETPWVLQSKSESEARRNVGILFDTNRVNDQADRLTRRLIELQKEDGSFAWFDGGPSNDTITMLIVTGFGRLQHLGVEVDMQVAMKALTHLDAYATKLYQQIKPENRSKVHVSPTVAMLLYGRSFYKDQPTAPEHKEAVEYWTNQLAEHWLSLSSRMSQGHAAIALHRLGRLNEAKGIVASLIERSVVDEQGMHWNDANSGWWWHQAPIETQAMMIELLDEVAGDLQRVDLCQAWLLRQKETQSWETTKSTADAVYALLLRGTDKLASDEVVDIAVGQQEVPQGNVEAGTGFYQHRFSADEITPKMGSIQVKKTTPGIAWGGVHWQYFENIENITPHDGTPLQIEKQLFVVRATESGPVLRPVGDEPVRVGDELVSRLILRSDRDMEFLHLRDHRGSGTEPVNVLSQYRRQDALGYYQSTRDAAEHFFIGYLSQGTYVLESRCRVQLRGNYQTGMASIESMYAPQYNSHSESHALEVK, encoded by the coding sequence ATGGCCGCTGAATCCAAACAAGATGCCGCGTGGCGGAAGCAGCAATTTGACGCTGCCAAAGAAGCGTTGCAAAAAGGGCTGCCCAAAACTGCGATGGAGCACTACGACGCCATCGTACCCGCCGCGATCGCCGAAGAAGACCACGACGATGCGGTCTTGGCCATGGGGATGCGAGCCTCCCTGCGAGGTCAACTCGATGGCGGCGGTGCCGAAGACCGGATCCTGTATCTGCAAGACGACATGGATTCCGCCCCCGAGGCTTCCAAACCGCTGCTGCAAGCGGTGCTGGCCAGTTGGTTCTACTCCTATCAACAACAAAACCAATGGCGTTTCCAAAACCGCACCGAGATCGAAATTCGCGAGGACGACACGACGCCGATCAAGTCAGCGGATGACCTGAAAACGTGGAGTGCTCAGCGGATCATCCGCCACGCCGGTGGGCTGTTCGATCAAGCCCTGGAAAACGCCGAGACGCTTCAAACGACCGAACTGACATCGATCCAGCGATTGATCACGCAGGGCAGCGCCCCCGAGTCTTATCGCCCGACCGTCTATGACTTCTTGGTCAATCAAGCAATCGCTCACTTCGTCGATGCCCATTCGATCTACAGCGGACCGATTGAGCGTTTCGAACTGGAAGCGAGTTCGCCGATCTTGGATCCCGTCGCCGACTTCCTGGCTTGGGAGATCCCAGAAACTGATCTTGAATCGCCGCTTCGCCGAGCCTCGGAATTGATGCAGGACTGGGTTCAATTCCGTCAATCCAAAGCTGACGAACAACGAGACGCTTTCTTGGACGCGAACTGGAACCGTTTGCGTTTCGCGGAGCAGAACGCAGTTGGCACGACCAAAGACGAACGCTCGCAAACCGCGATGCAGCGTTTCCTCAGTGAGAACGCAAACCATCCGATCAGCACCCGAGCCAGTTTCCAGCTTGCTCAACAGGAAATGGGGAAAGAGGAGTTCGTACGCGCTCATCAAATTGCCAAGGCGGCCGTGGCAGCTCATCCAGATAGTTTTGGCGGTCGCCAATGTGCCGCGTTGATCGAACAAATCGAAGCACCCCAGCTCAACATCGCGACGGAACGTGTTTGGAACCCGGCCCTGGCCGAGTCCGCTCAAGCTGAAATCGAAATCAGCTACAAGAACATCACCAAGGTGCACTTCAGACTGATCTCGCTCAGCTTTGACCAACTGCTGAAATCAGGCCAGATGGTTCAGAACAACGAGCACGACTGGTTGAGGAAGTTTGGCGAAGAGCCCGCCGTGCAACAGTGGTCGGTCGACTTGAAAAAAACCGCCGACTTCAAAACCAGCGTTCACCGAGTCGACGTCCCCAAAGACTTGGCCAAGGGAAGCTACATGCTGATCGCCAGCGTCAACCAAGACTTCGTTTGGAAAGAGAACTACCTGGCGGGCAAACAGGTTTGGGTCAGCGAATTGGCACTCGTCACCGAAGGTCGCTGGAACCAAGGCACCCTCGAAGGACACGTGCTGGATTCCAACACGGGCGATCCAGTCCCACAAGCGACTGTGGCGGTTTGGAACTGGACCAACGAAGGGCAACCTCGAACCAATTTCAACAACGGGTACCGATACCGGTCGCTGCCGTCGCTGACCACGGATCAGAACGGTCGCTTCGAGATGAAAGCGGAGAAGGGATCAAACTTGGACAACCTGTTGTTGCTGGCACAAAACGGCAAGGATCGCCTTCCGGCCCAGCAGCATCATTCCATTCGCCCCTCACGAACGTCGAAGCAACTCGGCGGTCGCACCGTGTTCTTCACCGACCGAGCGATTTACCGCCCGGGCCAAACGCTTCGCTTCAAAGCGATCGCAACGACCAACGACCAATCAGAAAATCTGTACGAAACTCACAATCGCAAATCGTTGCAGGTTCAACTGCTCGATCCCAACAACCAAGTCGTCGAAACGTTGGACCTGATCACCAACGACCGCGGCAGTTGCCATGGAAGTTTTCATCTGCCGACTTCGGGATTGACCGGCCAAATGCGATTGGTCGTTCGTGACTTCCCTCGAGGCTCCGCCACCGTTCGTGTGGAAGAGTACAAACGTCCGAAATTCGAAGTGACACTGGACGCTCCCAAGGATCCGGTCCGACTGGAAGAATCGGTGACGGTCTCCGGTCGCGCGACCGCCTACACCGGCGCGGCGATCAACGACGCGACCGTTCGATACACCGTCGTTCGACAAGTCCAGTATCCGATTTGGTGGGGATGGCGATGCTGGTGGATCCCGACGCCTCCCGCCGAACCTCAAACGATCGTGCAAGGCGAAACCACCACGGATGAACTGGGACGTTTCGACGTTTCCTTCGATGCCGTGCCTGATGCCTCGGTCGATCGAGCCAGCGAGCCCACGTTCCGATACGTGGTCACTGCCGACGTCGTGGACACAACCGGCGAAACTCGATCAGACAAACGCACCGTCACAGCGGGCTACACGACGATGTCAGCCCAAATGAGCGTCGACCGTCCCGATTGGTTGACAGAACAAGAACCGGTCGACATTCAGGTCCAAACCACCTCGCTCGACGGCGAAGCCCAAACCGCCGAAGTCAAAATCGAAGTCTGGTCCCTGAAGGCTCCCGAAGTCGTTCCACAACCGCGTTGGGGAACGTACCAACCGCTACCAGCGGATGCGGACGACGAAGCGAAACGAGTTCGTCCAGAAGATCCGAATTCATGGCCACTGGATGAATTGCAGTCCTCGAAGACTTTGCAAACCGATGCCAATGGCCAAGGCTCCTGGGAGGTCTCGCTTCCCAAGGGACACTACCGAGCGGTCTTGTCGGCCGTCGATTCAGCCGGCAACTCGGTCTCGGCGTTGTTGCCGCTGCGAGTGTTTGATCCCCAGGCGGACCAACTCGGGCTGCCGATCGCCAGCCTGTTTGTGACGCCTCAATCTCAGTGGGAACCAGGCGAAACGTTCCATGCTGTTTGGGGCAGCGGCTACGAGGACGCCAAGGCCTTGGTGGAAGTCGAGCATCGCGGCGAGATCCTGCAGCAATACTGGACCTCCGGCGACAAGACTCAAATCAAGATCACACAAGCGATCGACGAGTCGATGCGAGGTGGCTTTGTCGTCCGCGTGATGATGGTTCACGAGAACCGTCTGCATCTGCATCAACAGATCGTCAACGTTCCTTGGACGAACAAAGATTGGTCGATCCGCTGGGAGCGTTTCGTTTCCAAACTCAAACCCGGTGCGGAAGAGACTTGGACGGCAGTCATCGAACCCAAGGTGGTGGATGAATCGACCAAGTCCAAACAGGATTCCATCATGGAAATGGTGGCAACGCTTTACGACGCGTCCCTCGACGTGTTCGCAAAGCATCGCTTTGAAACCGGCTTCCACGCCTTCTATCGAGACCGAAGCACGCGGAGTCCGTACTTGAACAACGGATGGCAAGGTCTGACGACCGTTGTGATGTGGTCGCACCGTGGGTACCCGGGAGGCGAGCCAAGTTATCCCGACTGGGTTTCTGAACTGCAGTTGAACCAATTCTACGGACGGCCCATGCCGATGGCCCGTGGGATGTCTCGCAACATGGCGATGGCAGAGTCCGACATGATGATGGCAGATGGAGCAATGCCGGCATCCGCTCCCATGCAGAAACAGGCCGCTCGTTTGATGGTGGGTGGCAGCGAGATCACAAGCGATTCCGAAGATGCGGACGATGCTCCCCCCGAATCCAATGATCCTGAGATCGATTTATCCGGCATCCCGCCGCGAAAGAACCTGAACGAGACCGCTTTCTTCTTCCCCGAATTGATCGCGGACGAAAACGGGACGGTGAAAATGAAGTTCACCATGCCAGAAGCATTGACGCGTTGGCAGTTGTTGGGATTCGCTCACAGTGCCAACCTCGCCTCCGGAACCATCTCGGGCACCGCAGTCACCAGCAAAGACTTGATGGTCCAGCCCAACCCGCCGCGAACGCTGCGGGAAGGTGATGAAATTGAACTGACAGTCAAAGTCAGCAACCAATCCGCCGCAACACAAACGGGTGTGGTGGCGTTGAACCTGTCGTCGGCAGCCAGCGGTGAGTCCGTCGATGACCAAGTCGGCAATTCCCAACCGAAGCAATCGTTTGAAATTCCCGCCGGCCAGTCCAAGTCCTTCTCATGGCGAATCCAAGTGCCCGATGGCATCGGGTACTTGGTCTACAAAGCCGTCGGTTCGACAGGCCGTTTGTCCGATGGCGAAGAAGGTTATCTGCCGGTCTTGACGCGTCGCGTCTTGGTGCACGAGTCCATTTCGCTGCCGATCGATGGTGCCGAAACAAAAACCTTCACCTTGCCGAAGTTGCTGGAAGGCAAAAGCGACACGCTGTCGAGTGAATCGCTGACCATTCAAATGACTTCCAATCCGGCTTGGTACGCGGTGATGGCGCTGCCGTATTTGATGGAGTACCCCCACGAATGCAGCGAGCAAACGTTCCATCGCTTGTATGCGAACTTGCTGGCGCGGCACATCGCCACGTCTGACCCGCGAATCGAACGCGTGTTTGAACAATGGCGAAACCAACCCGAGGTGGCTGGTCGAGTCACACTGGACAGTCCGCTGGCCCAGAACGCAGAACTGAAGTCGATCGCCCTCACCGAAACACCTTGGGTCTTGCAATCCAAGTCTGAATCCGAAGCACGTCGCAATGTTGGAATCTTGTTTGACACCAATCGTGTCAACGATCAAGCCGACCGATTGACGCGACGTTTGATCGAACTGCAGAAAGAAGATGGCAGCTTCGCTTGGTTTGATGGTGGCCCTTCCAACGACACCATCACCATGTTGATTGTCACCGGTTTTGGGCGATTGCAACATCTGGGCGTCGAGGTCGACATGCAGGTGGCGATGAAAGCGCTCACGCACTTGGACGCCTACGCGACCAAGTTGTACCAGCAGATCAAACCGGAAAACCGCAGCAAAGTGCATGTCTCGCCGACGGTCGCGATGCTGTTGTACGGTCGCAGTTTCTACAAGGATCAACCGACCGCACCCGAGCACAAGGAAGCGGTTGAATACTGGACCAACCAGCTCGCAGAGCACTGGTTGTCGTTGTCAAGCCGAATGAGCCAAGGGCATGCCGCGATCGCTTTGCATCGATTGGGGCGACTCAACGAGGCCAAAGGAATCGTCGCGTCACTGATTGAACGATCGGTGGTCGATGAGCAGGGCATGCACTGGAACGATGCCAACTCAGGCTGGTGGTGGCACCAAGCACCGATTGAAACGCAAGCCATGATGATTGAGTTGCTCGACGAAGTCGCCGGCGATCTTCAGCGGGTCGACCTCTGCCAAGCTTGGTTGCTGCGTCAGAAAGAAACTCAGTCTTGGGAAACCACGAAATCCACCGCCGATGCGGTGTACGCGTTGCTGCTGCGAGGCACCGACAAGTTGGCATCTGATGAAGTCGTCGACATCGCAGTCGGGCAGCAAGAAGTCCCCCAGGGCAACGTGGAGGCCGGAACCGGTTTCTACCAGCACCGTTTCTCGGCCGATGAGATCACGCCCAAAATGGGGTCAATCCAGGTCAAGAAGACAACTCCCGGCATCGCTTGGGGCGGAGTCCACTGGCAGTACTTTGAGAACATCGAAAACATCACGCCGCACGATGGAACGCCACTGCAAATCGAAAAGCAACTGTTTGTCGTTCGTGCAACAGAATCCGGCCCCGTGCTGCGTCCTGTTGGCGACGAACCCGTTCGTGTTGGCGATGAACTGGTCTCCAGACTGATCCTTCGCAGTGATCGCGACATGGAATTCTTGCACCTGCGAGACCATCGCGGCAGTGGGACCGAGCCCGTCAATGTTCTGTCGCAGTACCGCCGCCAAGATGCATTGGGGTATTACCAAAGCACTCGAGACGCTGCCGAGCATTTCTTCATTGGTTACCTCAGCCAGGGAACCTATGTGCTCGAATCTCGCTGCCGTGTGCAACTTCGCGGGAACTACCAAACTGGAATGGCAAGCATCGAATCGATGTACGCTCCCCAGTACAACAGCCACAGCGAAAGCCATGCGTTGGAAGTGAAGTGA
- a CDS encoding cysteine desulfurase family protein: MIYLDHHATTPCDPRVVQAMLPYLTQHFGNPHSDSHEVGREVRRAIDRSLDSMAAILNAPRESLVVTSGATESINLALRGVLMHPRCKRHQVVICQTEHPAVLEVAEDLSKQSLASGQPVEIIHVGVHPHDHPSAGQVDLDQLRTAVNEQTAVVSIMWANNEIGTIASIEAIAEITHEAGALLHCDATQAVGRLPVDVRTTDVDLLTASAHKFYGPKSTGFLVVGNGNRRVRLRPQIVGGGQQRGLRGGTLNPATIVAMATALQIANDDLESDTSRILELRELLWNRLHSALDGLQLNGSSWHENSSARLPGNLNVRLRDVEGEAWMAATPDVAFSSGSACSSTEALPSHVLLAMGLTESEARRSVRFGVGRFNTADEINAAADQLIASHQKLVG; the protein is encoded by the coding sequence ATGATCTACCTCGACCATCATGCCACGACGCCCTGCGACCCACGCGTGGTGCAAGCCATGCTGCCCTACCTGACGCAGCACTTTGGCAACCCGCACAGTGATTCCCACGAAGTCGGACGCGAAGTTCGCCGGGCGATCGACCGATCACTCGATTCGATGGCCGCGATCCTGAATGCTCCTCGCGAAAGCTTGGTCGTGACGTCCGGTGCCACCGAGAGCATCAACCTGGCCCTGCGAGGTGTCCTGATGCACCCGCGCTGCAAACGGCACCAAGTGGTGATCTGCCAGACCGAACACCCGGCGGTCTTGGAAGTCGCGGAGGATCTTTCCAAGCAAAGCCTCGCCAGCGGCCAACCGGTCGAAATCATCCACGTTGGCGTCCATCCGCACGATCATCCCTCGGCCGGACAAGTCGACCTGGACCAACTGCGAACTGCCGTCAATGAGCAGACCGCGGTGGTTTCCATTATGTGGGCCAACAATGAAATTGGAACGATCGCGTCTATCGAAGCGATCGCAGAAATCACTCACGAAGCAGGCGCACTGCTGCACTGCGACGCAACGCAAGCCGTCGGGCGATTGCCCGTGGATGTGCGAACGACCGACGTTGACTTGCTGACCGCCTCGGCGCACAAGTTCTATGGTCCCAAGAGCACTGGTTTCCTGGTGGTCGGCAACGGCAATCGTCGTGTGCGACTGCGCCCCCAAATCGTCGGCGGCGGCCAGCAACGTGGGCTTCGTGGCGGAACACTCAATCCCGCCACCATCGTTGCGATGGCGACCGCGTTGCAAATCGCGAACGACGATCTCGAAAGTGACACATCGCGGATACTGGAACTGCGGGAGTTGCTTTGGAATCGTTTGCATTCCGCGCTCGATGGATTGCAACTGAATGGTTCCAGTTGGCACGAGAATTCGTCCGCTCGCTTGCCAGGCAATCTGAATGTGCGTTTGCGAGACGTCGAGGGAGAAGCCTGGATGGCGGCCACGCCAGACGTTGCATTCAGCAGCGGATCCGCGTGCAGCAGCACCGAGGCTCTTCCCAGCCACGTGCTCTTGGCGATGGGATTGACCGAATCGGAAGCCCGCCGAAGCGTGCGGTTCGGCGTCGGTCGATTCAACACCGCCGATGAAATCAACGCCGCAGCGGATCAGCTGATCGCATCCCATCAGAAACTGGTTGGGTGA
- a CDS encoding deoxyribonuclease I, translating into MSDPTEKGHPIQMALIVVLLIGGGWYFFQHYNIDGLDGVAIKPKAEFAWEKLDDPFTFTSSTEARGSLNWPVDESGNPIEADPVIYSPSDLLRSGSSTKESVWGTPNNAANGAAPAEQISAKRPPQYRNLRIASWSLDGFGPTKLASNICRKNLIRVVRQFDLIALQQVSSIHQDLVPRMVDAINENSLGSGGPVFDYVLGGPTGPSDRGEQMVILFRPDRIRVDRTQTYTVADPDQQMLYDPLVAWFRAAQPSAARAWTFTVANVRIDLGRAPSEVALLGQLFDSIRDDGRGEDDILMMGLFQADDAYLLPTIAGQTVRAAVSSTPTDIFGRHQTENIVFDFQSTAEAIGRGGVYDFLRVYNLSLSEAQTVSSYLPVYAEFSPLEGSPIANQATLDQAVVQQASLPSGKAIR; encoded by the coding sequence ATGTCCGATCCAACCGAGAAAGGCCATCCTATTCAGATGGCTTTGATCGTCGTGTTGTTGATCGGCGGGGGGTGGTACTTCTTCCAACACTACAACATCGACGGGCTGGACGGAGTCGCGATCAAACCCAAAGCCGAATTTGCGTGGGAGAAACTCGACGACCCGTTCACGTTCACGTCGTCGACGGAAGCTCGCGGATCACTGAATTGGCCCGTCGACGAGTCGGGCAATCCCATCGAAGCCGACCCGGTCATCTACAGCCCCAGCGACCTGCTGCGATCGGGCTCCTCCACGAAAGAAAGCGTGTGGGGCACCCCGAACAATGCCGCCAACGGTGCCGCCCCGGCCGAGCAGATTTCGGCGAAGCGACCGCCCCAGTACAGAAATCTTCGCATCGCATCCTGGTCCTTGGACGGATTCGGGCCGACCAAGCTGGCCAGCAACATCTGCCGGAAAAACCTGATCCGCGTTGTTCGTCAATTCGACTTGATCGCGCTGCAACAGGTTTCGTCGATTCATCAAGACCTCGTGCCCCGGATGGTCGACGCAATCAACGAAAACTCACTGGGCAGCGGCGGCCCTGTGTTCGATTACGTCCTGGGCGGTCCGACAGGCCCCTCCGATCGTGGCGAACAAATGGTGATTCTGTTCCGTCCCGATCGCATTCGAGTCGACCGGACACAGACGTACACCGTTGCCGATCCCGACCAACAGATGCTCTACGACCCGTTGGTCGCCTGGTTCCGAGCGGCGCAACCCAGTGCCGCGAGAGCCTGGACATTCACGGTTGCCAATGTGCGAATCGATCTGGGACGAGCCCCCAGCGAAGTCGCCTTGCTGGGGCAATTGTTTGATTCCATTCGAGACGACGGCCGAGGCGAAGATGACATCTTGATGATGGGATTGTTCCAAGCCGATGACGCGTACCTGTTGCCAACCATCGCGGGTCAAACCGTCCGTGCGGCCGTGTCCAGCACGCCCACGGATATCTTTGGACGGCATCAGACCGAAAACATCGTGTTTGATTTTCAATCGACCGCGGAAGCGATCGGTCGCGGTGGAGTCTATGACTTCCTGCGTGTGTACAATCTCAGTCTCTCCGAAGCACAAACGGTATCCAGCTACCTGCCGGTGTACGCCGAGTTCTCGCCACTGGAGGGCTCGCCGATCGCGAATCAGGCGACGTTGGACCAGGCCGTTGTGCAACAAGCGTCGCTGCCAAGCGGCAAAGCGATTCGCTAG
- the odhB gene encoding 2-oxoglutarate dehydrogenase complex dihydrolipoyllysine-residue succinyltransferase, protein MSDIIPVEVPTVGESISEVQIGNWLKQEGDWVKSGEDLVEIETEKASVQIPAPVSGFLQSITKQSEEFAEVGQQIASIQVAEQPAGGGGSSSGGSTPAAGNAAPAPAPSAPAASSPAQGGGGFVMPAAQRLLDEHKLDSSQVPATGPGGRLLKEDVLAYIRSGASRPAAPAAPPAVPATPAPPAPAQPMSVPETASLMTSGGYRSEEVKPMSMLRRTIASRLVQAQQTAALLTTFNEINMAPVMAIRSKYKDAFAKKHGVKLGFMSFFAKATVEALRRYPAVNAEIRGDSMVYRNYQDIGIAIGGGKGLVVPVLRNVERMSFAEVEGSISEYARLAGENRLQPGDLMGGTFTISNGGIYGSLLSTPIVNPPQSGILGLHSIQERPVAEDGQVVIRPMMYVALTYDHRIVDGREAVGFLVAIKETIEDPARLFLEV, encoded by the coding sequence GTGAGCGACATCATTCCCGTCGAAGTTCCTACCGTTGGCGAATCGATCAGCGAAGTGCAAATCGGCAATTGGCTCAAACAAGAAGGTGACTGGGTCAAGAGCGGCGAAGATCTCGTCGAAATTGAAACGGAAAAAGCGTCGGTGCAAATCCCCGCTCCCGTCAGCGGTTTCTTGCAGTCGATCACGAAACAGTCCGAAGAATTCGCCGAAGTCGGCCAACAAATCGCATCGATCCAAGTCGCGGAACAGCCCGCGGGCGGCGGTGGATCCTCCAGTGGTGGTTCGACGCCTGCGGCTGGGAACGCCGCACCGGCCCCTGCACCCTCGGCACCGGCCGCATCCAGCCCCGCCCAAGGTGGCGGAGGGTTTGTGATGCCTGCCGCCCAGCGGTTGCTCGACGAACACAAGTTGGATTCGTCGCAGGTCCCCGCCACGGGACCCGGTGGCCGCTTGCTGAAGGAAGACGTGCTGGCTTACATCCGTAGCGGAGCTTCCCGCCCGGCTGCACCCGCTGCACCACCAGCGGTTCCTGCCACGCCTGCGCCACCCGCCCCGGCTCAGCCAATGTCGGTCCCGGAAACAGCTTCGCTGATGACCAGCGGTGGTTACCGGTCCGAAGAAGTCAAACCGATGAGCATGCTGCGTCGCACGATTGCGTCGCGACTCGTCCAGGCCCAGCAAACCGCGGCGCTGCTGACGACCTTCAACGAGATCAACATGGCACCGGTCATGGCGATCCGCAGCAAGTACAAAGATGCCTTCGCCAAGAAGCACGGTGTCAAACTGGGCTTCATGTCGTTCTTTGCCAAAGCCACGGTCGAAGCCCTGCGTCGTTATCCCGCCGTCAACGCGGAAATTCGTGGCGACTCGATGGTCTATCGCAACTACCAAGACATCGGCATCGCGATTGGCGGTGGCAAGGGCTTGGTCGTTCCGGTCCTTCGCAACGTGGAACGCATGTCGTTTGCCGAAGTCGAAGGCAGCATCTCCGAGTACGCTCGCTTGGCGGGTGAAAACCGGTTGCAACCCGGTGACTTGATGGGCGGCACGTTCACGATCAGCAACGGCGGGATCTACGGATCACTGCTCAGCACGCCGATCGTCAATCCGCCTCAAAGCGGTATCTTGGGCCTGCACTCGATTCAAGAACGTCCCGTCGCTGAAGACGGGCAAGTCGTGATCCGTCCGATGATGTACGTCGCGTTGACGTATGACCACCGCATCGTTGACGGACGTGAAGCGGTCGGATTCTTGGTCGCGATCAAAGAAACGATCGAAGACCCAGCCCGACTGTTCCTGGAAGTCTGA